GTTTTAGAGCCAGCGGCAGTGGTAAAATCTTGCGCCGCAAAGCCTTTAAAAACCACTTGCTAGAGCACAAAAGTGCCAAGCGTAGAAACCAGCTATCTCAAGTAGCGGTTGTCCACGAAAGAGACGAAGAAAACGTGCGGTTGATGCTCCCTTATCTATAAAAGTTACTAGGACCACAAATCAATGACACGAGTAAAGCGCGGTAATGTAGCCCGAAAGCGCCGCAAAAAGATTCTAAAGCTAGCGAAGGGTTTCCGGGGATCTCACTCCACTCTCTTCCGTACGGCTAACCAACAGGTAATGAAGGCATTGCGGAACGCCTACCGCGATCGCCGGAAGCGGAAGAGAGACTTTCGCCGCCTGTGGATTGCCCGGATTAATGCCGCTGCTCGTCAGCACGGTATGAGCTACAGTCAGCTAATTGGTAACCTCAAGAAGGCTGACATCCAACTCAATCGTAAAATGTTGGCACAACTTGCAGTTTTAGACCCTGCTGGTTTCGGCAAGGTTTTAGAATTGGCGGGTCAAGCAAAGTCAGCCTAAGGGCAAAACTAGGTAAGGCAGCATCAAACGTGTTTGAGCAGCTGAAGTTTTTCAGCAAAGTTTCTAGTCTTTGTTTGGTAATTGGGCTGAGTTTAGCAGGTCAATCAGGTAGTGCTGAAACGCTGGAATCAATTCAGCAACGGGGCTACCTGATTGTTGCTGTTAAAGAAAACCTATATCCGCTGGCCTTTAAGGACTCAGCAGAGCAACTGCAAGGGTTTGAAATTGAAGTAGCCCGCCGGTTAGCTCAAGAGCTACTCGGAAAGGCAGATGCTGTTCGGCTCCAGCCAGTTTCTAACCAAAACCGTCTTCCAACTGTTTTGTCAGGCCAGGTAGACTTAGCGATCGCGAGAGTGACCGCAACGGAGCCAAGGTCTCGCTTAGTAAGCTTTAGTCTGCCTTATTACTTGGATGGCACAGCCCTAGTCTCTAAAGCAACAACAGTCAAGCGGCTGGCTGATTTATACAACCGCCCAGTCGCAGCCCTCCAGGGTTCTAGTACCATCGCCACCCTGCGCTATTTAGTTCCTGGCGCTAAGTTAGTAGGGGTAACCTCTTATGAGGCGGCATACTCGCTTTTAGAATCGGGTGAGGCAGTTGCTTTTGCCGCAGATGCAAGTGTTTTGAGTGGTTGGGTGCGGGAGTATCCTCAATATCGTCTGCTGCCCACTTTATTATCTGCGGAGCCTTTGTGTGTCGTGCTACCGAAGGGGGTGCAGTACGATGATTTACGGCGTCAAGTCAATAGCGCGATCGCTCGTTGGCATTCTGATGGTTGGCTGCAAGAACGAGCTGTCTATTGGGGTCTGCCGTGGGCTAACTTAATGAAAGGTGGGGACGGAACACCAATAGAAATGTTGGGTCCCTCGTCAGGCAAAGTCGACTAAAATCAGATCTGCTTAGCGGTGCTCACATATAACAAATATGGATAACTTACTTCCCGTTGTCTATTTGTCAATCTTGCTAACTTTACTAGCAAGCGCAGGCTGGGCGATTTTTCGTCAAGTGCTTAAAACCCGCAAGATTGAAACTTCTATTTCGCGCTTGCAGAACAAACTAAATAAAGAAAAAGGCACAGCTGAGGAATACTACGAGCTTGGCAGCATCTACTTAGAGAAAAAGTTGTATTCTCAAGCGGTAATACAACTGCAAAAAGCGCTCAAATCGCCCGATTTAGAAGGCGAGGAAAATACAGCCCTCATTTACAACGCCTTGGGTTATGCTTACTTCGCCCAAGAGCAGTATGACTTATCGATTCGTCACTACAAAGAAGCGCTAAAACTTAGCCCCAATTACGTGACGGCGTTGAATAATATTGGGCATGCCTATGAGCGTAAGCAACTCATGGCCCAAGCTCTAGAGTCCTATGAAGCAGTCCTCCAGTTGGAACCTCAAAGCGTAACGGCTCAGCGTCGAGCGGATGCTTTGAGGAAACGCTTAGTTCCAACAGCCGCGAGTGCAGAAAATGAAGGCTGACAGAGAACTTAATATCTAGTATCAAACTCAAAGCGATCGCCCTGGCTGGAAATTAGCTGGGGCGATCGCTGTTTTGGCAGATTAGGTTTAACTCTGGAGTGAAGTTGCTGAGGTGATTACTAATCCCAACAACTGAACCCTATCGGCTAGCCAGAATCTTAGAAGGTAAAGGTGGTTCGGAGAGCACCAATCCCCACTGTGTCGCTCTCAGGTGCATTACCTGGATTGAAGAGCACCATGAAGCCTGGAGTAACCGTGATGTTGTCGGAGATGCGGTAACGATAGAACACTTCTAAGTGAGTCGTGGTACCGGGTTGTTCTCCCTCAGTTCCTAATCCACCTGCTAGCAAGTTAGGAATATTCTGGCCCGCTGGTAAGTCGCTTTCGGTAATTTTAGGTGGTTGCCCTACATAAATTCCGCCTAGGTTGCCTTCGCCAAATAAATCGGGGAAGTTAAGGAAAGCCATCCAGTTAGTGGTTTCCACATTACCATCGCGATTAGGAATCCGGGAATTGGTAAAGCCGCCCCAGCCTCCCACGGTAATTCCAGGGGTAGCACGCCAAGCTAGGGTAGCACCGAAAGCATCGGTTTTGAGACCAGAACCAATGGTGACTTGGTCATCTCCTACTCCTAAACCTAAGCTACCTGCAAAGCCAGACCCAGAAGGATTATAGGAGTTGATGTAGTGGAGGGCTAGGTCAATCGTGTCGGTGGGAGACGCAGTTAACTGAACCCCAGTCGTAGTGGCGCTACGGCGGCTCCCAAACAAACCAGCATCGTTAGGGTCAGCAGGATCACTTGCCGAGTAAACACCCTGCAAGCTGAGACGAGAACCGATTTGCCAGTCAAAACCAGCTCCACCTGTGCCGTTTCCAATACTGATAATGGGGTTCCGCTGGGCAAACGCTGAGATTGGCCCTTGTCCAGAACTTTCAACTCGGTTAGCTCCCCGGAAGACGTTGACCGCGTTAACGCCAACAGGCCCCGCTACCACCGCAAAGTTATTACCAATCAAATGCCGGAAAGTGAGATCACTGAGAACGAATTGATTGTCGGTGTCTAGCTCATAACCCAACTTGGTGTCGTTGCTGAGGCGAGGCGCAGTGCTGCCATTGCCAGCCGCCAGTCCAGTCAGCAGGATGCTGCGGTTGCTCAGTTGAGTGAACAGGCTTAACTGGACATTGTTGATGAGGTTGATGTTGGTTGCTGGATCTTTAGTATCTTTAACGCCATCGACTGGGAAAAAGTCAGCCGTGTTTTCAGTGCGACCTTGAACTCCAAAGATCGCTTGACCAAATAACTTGGTCGTAGTGGAAAACTGGTTTGCCTCGAGTTCAGCGGTACGGGCTTCTAAAGCATCGGTTCGGCCTCTGAGGGTAGCAAGTTCAGCAGAGAATTCTTCCTGCAATCGCTGTAAGGTCGCTAAATCTTCTTTTTGCACCAGTTCGTCAGTGCCCGCAGTAATGAGCTCGTTGATGCGGTCGAGGCAAGAATTGACACCAGCGGCAAACTCGTAGCGAGTTAAGGCTCTGTTGCCTCGGTAGGTGCCATCCGGATAACCTGCAATACAGCCGTACCGCTCTACCAAAGATTGCAATGATTGGAAAGCCCAATCGGTGGGTTGCACATCAGATAGTTGGGATACTGAGGTCACTTGAGCCATGCCATTGCTGGCCTCTTCTGGAGCCTCAGGGTCAAGAGTTGAAACATTGATCAGGTCTTGGCTGCTGTCTACATCTGAACTTAGCGCTTGAGCTTGTAGAGTCTCATCCGCGATCGCTAGAGGCGCAGAGGTAGTCGTGGCTGCATCCGCAGATGTTATGTCGGTAGCATCGCTGGTAGCTGCCACAGCAGGAGATAAACTCGCTGTCAACAATCCTAAGACCGTACAGACTAGGGCTAAAGAGACATTTTTTTCTAAGCCCATTGGGGATTTCATCGTTTTATTCACTCCTTCGAACACCATAAGTGACCAAGCTCTATGCTTCATCGTTACTGCTTGTAGAGACTTAGACACACCGCTGTATAAATTTAGTTGCCGCCATCGCCCGTTTACGTAGAAGGCTACTTCACTCAGTGACGGCTGAGTTTTCAGAAAGTTCACCTCTAACCATTTGGAGCATTCCCATCTTCTAGCCAGAATCACACATCAGCGAGAGATGAGACGAACCGGAGCCAAGTAGGTCAAAAACTGGGCAAGAGCGGTACCTGCTCAATTTGGGTGGATCAAGATCAAACAGTCCTTTGCCACACTTCTGCTGGTCTTAGCACCCCAAATATTTTTTATCTCTTAGTAATTATCAGTCATGACGTTGACGCTCAGGCAACCTTGTCCATAAAGGATGGGTAAAATTTATCGTAATTGCTCAACCCAGTAGCCAATCTGTCTGCTGTGAGGTAAGGGCACGGGAAATGGCATCAAAGGCAGCAATGCCCTGACGCTTCGCAGTGTTGACAAGCGATCGCACCTGAGCGAATAGCTCCGCTCCCCAGTCCGAGCGGAATCCGTTCGTCACCTTGCGAAAGACGACGCTCCAGCGCAACGCCTGCTCACTGGCATTATTGGTTGACGGAATTGTCTCATCCGTCAAAAACAGCAACAGATGAGCCCGAATCTTCTGATAGCGTTTGAGCAACCGCTGTCCCTCGAGCGATTTGGGTTGCAGATTCAAGATCTCCCGCAGTAAGCCGCGAAATCGAGAGCAATACTGCTGAACGGTTGAGGCAGCCAGGGTGTGTCGTCGCCGTTGCAGGGCAATGGCTTTGAGGAGCAGCCATTTCATCCGGGGCGCAAACAACTCATCACCCGCATCCATGGCATACTGACAATCGCGCAGTTGATGGGCTAGACACACTTGCCAGTCGTGCGCCGGATGGGCGGCCTGGGCACTGAATAAATCAGACACCCAAACCTGTGGTTGATGCCCCGCCATCACGGTATCAATGACCGTTTTGCCACGACTGGGACGAATCACGTGCAAACACACCTGGTCGTTCTGAAACACCCATTCCCACTGGTTGGTCCCCTTCACTCGTGCCCCCGTCTCATCACTGCCGACGAGACGAGCACTGCGTAAACGTTCGACAATCTTGGCCACCGGGTTTTCTAGCTGAGAGCGCACCCGTTGCAGGAGATTGGCAATCGCTCCTTCGGACAGGCTGAGACCGTAAAGCTCACTCATCAGCTGGCTCAGCCGTTGATAGCTGATGGCATGGCTGTAACGGAGATAGGTCACTAAACTCACGACACTGGTGCCAAAGGGAGACCCTGGCTCCAAACCGACTGGAACAGGCGCTTCATACGCCTGCTGACAACACTGGCAAGTCCCGCCGTAACGTTCAACCCGGGTGATGTGAGGAGTCATCGGCGGCAATTCAATGCGTTCGTAAGTCCCGCTCAAGCGTTGTGTTGATAGCTCCACTTCGACCCCACAGTGGGGACAACTCTTGGCTTGGGCAACGACGACTTGATCCGGTTGTTGGCTCAATTCTCGCCCACCGTTACGGTGACTTCCCGTTTCCTCACCATTGAGGGCAGGGGACTGAGCCCTCCTCTGATTTGGCTTGAAGCCCTGAGAAGGAGGCAAACTTGAATTACGGGAGGTTTTCTTGACCCGTTTTTGCTTCAGCTTTTCGACCTCTGAGCGCAACGTTTGCAACTCCTGCCACAGCCCTTGAATCAGGGCATCCTTTTCTGCGTGACTCAGTCCAGCGAGAGGGGGCAGTTCCTTCATGGCAAAAGTTTATCATCTTCTACCAAAGGCGTGCTTAGGTCAACCTAGTTGAGCAATTACAATTTATCAAGTTTAAGCTTAATTTTATCTAGTGGCTGAATAACTGAAGTGACTCAGGGCTAGAGCAAGGCGATCGCTAAGCGCACTGCTTCTCCCACAGAAGACAGCCGAGCGGATTCATCAGCTGTTTGCTCCCAATGCCTTAAGTGTTCTAGAAACGCTTTATTTTGCTGAGCCCGTTTAACAATGACTTGACTAATCAGCTTTTTTTGAATTTCTTCTGTAGAAATTCCTTGCTGCCTCAAGTAGTTTAATAAATGCTCGACACTGCCAACGAACTGATCGGGTGCTTGAGAGTGCAAAATGTGCTGGATCTGGCGCACTATTTCTTGATACAGACGCAAGCGCTTGTCTCTATCCGTTGCAGTTGTCGTAGGCGATCGCTGAGCTGGGGGTGGAGAAAAGACAGCAGCCTCTAAAGTACCCATCCGAGGCGAGATTTCTAATAATCCCAAAACTTCGGAACGGCGAGACAGCACCCGTGGCAGCAGTTCAGGGTAAAGTTGCAAGATTCGCTGAGCTAGGATTTTGCTGTTAACCGGGCGATCGCTGGTGAGTTTTAGTAGATATCCATTGTCCGACAGACCATAAGACTTAAGCGTTAAATGCACATCCAGGCACTCCATTTCTACTTGAGCCAAGGTAAAGACTAAAGTTTCCCAATGAGGAGGTTCTTGCCAAACCACTTCGACCCCAGCATCATCGCCCTGATACTGCCGAGCTAGCTCTCCAGGTTCAAAGTCACGACCCTCAGGATAGCGTTCAGTTGGGCTTTTGGTGGTGTAATTAAACTGAGTGAACACATAACGGCACTCAACCTTAGACAAATCTGACTCTTCAAGATGCCAGTTATAGATGCAGCCCCCAGTGAGTTGGGCCCCATCTAAATTAGCCCGAATCAGATGGCTCTCTAATAAGTAGACATCGCTCAAGTCTGCTTCACTTAGGGTCGCTTCATTTAAGTAGGCTCCACTCAGATCCGCACGACGCAGATCCGCACCCCGTAAATTTGCTTCCGTCAAATCAGCTTGTAGGAGATAAACCTCCTGTAGGTTGGCCCGCAGCAGATAGGTTTTCTTGCAACTGGTTTTGAGCAGGTAAGCACCGCTGAGGTTGGCCCGACTCAGGTCAGCATTATTCAGCACAGCTTCACTCAAGTCAGCGCCAATCAGCGTGACGCGGTGCATATCCGCTTGGCTCAAATCTGCTTGACGTAAGCAAGCGCCACTCAGATTGGCTTCGATTAAATTCGTACCAACTAACTTAGCTTCCCGCAGATTCGCTTCTTCGAGATGTGCTTCTCGGAGGTTGGCTTGGCTCAAGTTGGCACTAATTAAACTGGCCCGCCGCAGGTTGGCTTCCATCAATTCGGCCCCCACGAACTGGGTGCCATTCAACTTAGCTTTTTCCAGATTGATTTGATCGAGCTTGGCTCGGCTCAGGTCAGCGCCACTCAAATCTCCTTCTGGCAAGGTTGCCCAATTCAGGTCAGCGTCTTGAAGTTGAGCCAGACGCAGGTCAGCTTTGGCTAGATTGGCTCCACTCAACACTGCGCCCACCAAGGTCGCGCTGCTTAAGGCAGTACTCCTGAGATCAGCTCGGCGCAAACAAGCCCCAGTCAAGGTAGCTCGGTTGAGCAAGGCCCAACTCAGGTTTGTACCCGTCAGATTTGCTCCGGTTAAATCTGCGTCTTGGAGATTAATGCCACTCAGCGTAGCCCCACTCAAGTCAACGTGGGCAAAGTCACGCTCTCCTTGTTGATATCGAAGGATCAAGTCCTGTACTTGCATGTACTTGCGCCAACTTTCAATCCATCATGGCAGACTGGGAAGCAGACTAAAATCACCTGGGCATGTTTAGTTAGGGTAGCCATCGGGGATGGAGACCAGCCAGGGGCAGTTGTTCTGGTTGCATTTGGACTGGAGCCTCGGTGGTTCCTGGAGGAGTAACGGGTAATAACCACAACCGACTTGTGGCGATCGCCTTCCCATCATTCGTGCGGAGAGCATTAGTCGCCGATCCGTCTTCCTTAGCAGCAATCGTTTGATCGAACAGAAAACCTAGGCCATCGGGGGACAAGTTCATTTTGATATCTCGTTGACCATCTGGTAAACGCAGTAAAGGCTTAGTCTCCGTAGTGCTTAAGTTAATTGCAACTAAAAAAGGGCGTTCTCGGTAGTCGTTACCTGGGATTAATTCTGTCAGTAGGCAATAGAGAACTTGCTTAGTCGGATCGAATTGAGCGCTCAAAATCGAGCCTTCCGTTTTCAGCACCTCTTTTTGCACGCCTTGGTTGGTCACCAAGAACAATGATTTCGTGTAGTTGGTATTGAACTTCACCATTGCCGCCGCCGAACCGTCTTGGGCAAAGCTAAGAACCATGCCAAATTTGGGTAAGAAATCTAAGGGGTCAGCTTGGGGCTGTAAGGGTAAGAGGGCGAGTCCTTGTCCTTGGGCAAAGGCCAAAGCACTACTATCGGGTGTAATTAAGAAATCGCCACCGGGTTGCGTTTGGATCGGTTGGGGAGTTGCCCCTTCTTTGAGGAGCCAGAGGCCAAAGTCTCCAGGGTTGCGTTGATTCACCCGTTGAACCACGATTGTTTGACCATCGGCTGAGAGGTCAAACTTGAGGTTTTGATACTCTTTGCTATCGAGAATGAGCTTGAGTTGACCCGCCTTTTCTGGCTCTGGCGTGGGTTGGTCGAGGGAGGCAAAGTGCAAGCCAGTCGTGACGGTATACAGTTTCTGGTCTAATACGCCCTGACGATTTGCCTTCCGCTCAGTAGCCGCAAACAAAATCCGATCGCCTGTTGGGTAGGGCTTGAAGTCCATCACCATCAGATTCTTTGAGGTCAGAACTCGCTTTTGCTGCTGGGTCAGGTTGTAGAGAATCAGCCGTCCTTCCTCTTCTCCTTCTACGCCAATATAAGCAAAGGCGCGATCGCGGGTCCGGAACTGGCTGAGAAATGGCTGGATGACGGCTCGATCTTTACCTTCTGCGGTAAAACGGTCTTGAGCATCCTGTAATTGGATCTGGTACTTGGTGCCGTAAGGAGCTGGCATCGTTAAGGTATAGGCCATCCGGCGACCCGCCCAACTAAATTTACCAGGTAGGGGAGGCTCTAGTCTCAGGTTCGTTTCTACACTAGCTTGGTCCATCGGACGGCTAAAAGTGAAGATAAAAGCAGTATCCGCTGCCCCAATCTGCTTGTTTTCCCAGTTAAAGTCCCGGACTCTAGGAGCCGAATGATCGCCATTCCAAAGTAATAAGCTAATTAAGACTGCCAACACCAACATCAGCCCTATCGCCACGCGATCAAGGGGTTGGAAAAATGGCTTAGAGGGGGTGGGGTTCGCCTTCTGCATAAAAGCTCGTTGCTAAAATGTAGCGATCGCGTCGATAACGGGGTAGTGATTCGTGGATTACACTTTAACACCCTTGGGAGCTGACATCTTTTTGGTGCGAGAGTTACTAGATGTCGCGTTATGCACCCACATTTTACAAGTCGTGAACTGCCATCAGTTTCAGGCAGCGGGAATTGAGGTAGCGACAGTAAACGCTGAAATTCGTAGCAATGATTTGTTATCTCTAGATAGCCCCGACTCGTTACTGCAATCCACCCATCAGCTGCTACTGACTCGGATCGCTGTGATTCAACAACTTCTACTGCAACATTACGATGTGGCGTTTCCCCATGCAGAAGCTTGCTCCATTTTGCGCTATCAACCGGGTCAGTATTACAAACGTCATATTGATAACTTGCTCCTGAGCGATCGCTTTGAAGAAGTAGCTCAAGGCGTTCCCACGCGCGATATCAGTATTGTTGGATATTTGAACGATGACTTTGAAGGCGGAGAAACCTTTTTCGATCGCCAAGACTTAAAAGTCAAGCCTGAAACTGGCAGTGTTTTAGTATTTCCGTCCTACTACACCCATCCTCACCAGTCATTGCCAGTGATTCAGGGTGAAAAATACTCCTTTACCACCTGGCTTTTTCACTAAGCTTTAGGAATTGAGCTTTAGTAGTCGTAGGGATTCTTAGGTTCCGGGATTTGCTTAATAGATCTTGGTTGGATCGTTAATTGGCGTTTTCCAGCTAGCTCTGCTGTAATCATCTGCCCTTCGATTTCTAGCCAGGTATCCGGTGGATAATCCTTACGGCTTTCTTTCAACTTGACAGGCAAACCGACTGGATAAGCATCGGCAGCACAGCAGGTGATCACAAAGCGGGACAACAGAAAATATTGCTCTGGCAGATCCGGCGCATGAATGACAAAGCCTTGAACTTTGACCTTTTGGCCCGTGTAAGCATCCGGTTCGGGATAGACATTGAGCGTCCGCACCCACTCAATCAGCGATCGCGATTCTGAGTCACTGGAGGTCCGGAATGCCTGGGGATGCGCCCTAGTCATGGTGAGGCTATCTGTAACTCCCCGTTGCAGTGCGGTCTGACTAACAAAAGCGCGGGGGATGATCAGAAATCCCAAAATTGCAGTCACCAGCAGCAAGGTACTACTCCATCCCGGTGGAAAGAGCGAGAGATGCTGCACGCTCTGGACTGGAGCAGCTCCATTACGACGCGGAAACAACTGCGGTAATAGCGTCAGGGCTTTGCTGCCACCAATTAACAGTAAACTCACCCCACCTGCGATCGCGAGCCAAGTGTAGTTAGGGTGGATCAGCAGATTAAGTCTGCCAGTAATCCAGTACTTCAGCAGTAAAACGCCCCAAGCGGTAAGGGCAATTACATCCAACCAGGGCAACCAGGAAATAGCCCATCGCTCACTTCTGCGGCGACGGCGGGCAGAAGAAGACTCAGCTGACATGGAGGTTCAGGAAGAGGGTAGACAAAAAGGTTAACTGGGCTGCCAAAGCAAAGAGATAAATCACGGCTCTGGTCTTAAAAATGGACAGCATTAAGCCGACCCCTTTCAGGTCAATCATGGGGCCAAAGACCAGAAAAGCCAATAAAGAGCCACTGGTAAAAACAGAGGCAAACGAGAGAGCAAAAAACGCATCGACGGTCGAGCAAATGGACACGAGCGCTGCCAGCAGCATCATTGCCAAGATCGAAGTGATCGGGCCTTGGCCCAAACTCAAAACCAGTTCTCTGGGGACAAATGCTTGAATCAGAGCGGCGATCGCACTTCCTAGAATTAGCACACCACCCAATTCCCGCAGTTCTTGCACCGTGTTTTCCAGCAACAAATACAAGCGATCGGGCAAAGGTTTGTTGAAAGTAGCAGCAGCGACCATTGATGCCTGAAGTTCAGTCGTGTCCATTCGCAGGGGTTGTCCCGTTTGGCCTAGCAGAAAGGTTCCAGATTGTAATAAAGGCGAGACTTCAGCCTGCCCCCTACTTCCTCGCTCCTCGCTCCTAGTTGGCATCGCTCTGGCTACAGTAGGTTGTAACAATGGCCTCAAGTCTGCTTGAGCACTAAAGACCCAGCCAATAATGGTGGCGATTACCAAAGACAATCCCACTCGCAGAAACACAATTTCGGGTTGGTCACGAAAAGCCACCCAGGTTGACCAAAACACAATGGGATTAATGGTCGGAGCTGCCAGCAGAAATCCGATCGCCACAGGAGGGGGAGCCCCCTGCATTAGAAGCCGTCGGGCTACCGGGACATTGCCGCATTCGCACACGGGAAACAAAAACCCAACGCAGCTCCCTGCAAAAGCTCCCAACAAAGGATGCTTAGGCATGAGCTTGATCAGCTTGCGCTCATCCACAAAGAACAACAACAGGCCAGAGAACACCACCCCCAAAATCAGGAAGGGAAATGCCTCAACTAACAAACTCAGAAACAGCGTAAAAGCACTGTTTAGTTGGTTTAAATCCATGCGCCTCATTCACTCCTCAGATTGAAGAGCGTGATCCCAGTCATTTTATCGGAATCGTTTATGCATTGGGCTGAATATCTCACGATCGGCAATTGCACAGTATCAGTAATTGCACAGGTCGTAGAGGTGCATCGGGATAAAACGAAGCCTCAGGCGACCTACTCAGACAATTTGTTGATTGTCACATATCGATCGCTCCCTCTATATAAAGGTTCTAACCCAACAAAGCAGCTAAAGTTTCAGTTCCAATCTCCAAAGAGCAAATCAACCAACTTGTTGCTAGTGTCAAAACGCTCTTTCAAGCGACCCATCAACTGGCACATCAATGTTGATTTGCTGGAAGTTTTTTGGCCCAGTTGCTTACTTTTAGAGGTTCCAGGGGAGGGCGATCGCCAATCGCTAGAGTAAAAGACATTGAGCAAAAGCTAGTGCCTAAAACCCATGCTACGTAATGAGTCAACTCGGAGAAACGACTTTATACCTTGGGAAAGATTGTCAAAGTTTATGAAAAAAGGAAGGCTTATAAAAAGAGCGTGGTAGTAATAGAGTAGAGAAAATATCTACACGAATCGCCTCAGAGATAATACTTATTTTTCAGGGTGCATCTAAAGTTACAAATTTAACTTGTTCTAGTTAAATCTTTATTCAACTGATCCGATTCAAGTAGCAGCTTTACTCACTCCCAAACTACCCTCTTACTGTTGCATCGTAACGGTAAAAACGCCTTTGTCAGAACCAATCAAGGAACTGACACAGTTTGCTCAGTACTCTTACGGAATTCCGCGTAAGTTAGTTGTAGAGCCAAGGTAGTGCA
This region of Trichocoleus desertorum NBK24 genomic DNA includes:
- a CDS encoding TIGR03943 family putative permease subunit, encoding MSAESSSARRRRRSERWAISWLPWLDVIALTAWGVLLLKYWITGRLNLLIHPNYTWLAIAGGVSLLLIGGSKALTLLPQLFPRRNGAAPVQSVQHLSLFPPGWSSTLLLVTAILGFLIIPRAFVSQTALQRGVTDSLTMTRAHPQAFRTSSDSESRSLIEWVRTLNVYPEPDAYTGQKVKVQGFVIHAPDLPEQYFLLSRFVITCCAADAYPVGLPVKLKESRKDYPPDTWLEIEGQMITAELAGKRQLTIQPRSIKQIPEPKNPYDY
- a CDS encoding permease translates to MDLNQLNSAFTLFLSLLVEAFPFLILGVVFSGLLLFFVDERKLIKLMPKHPLLGAFAGSCVGFLFPVCECGNVPVARRLLMQGAPPPVAIGFLLAAPTINPIVFWSTWVAFRDQPEIVFLRVGLSLVIATIIGWVFSAQADLRPLLQPTVARAMPTRSEERGSRGQAEVSPLLQSGTFLLGQTGQPLRMDTTELQASMVAAATFNKPLPDRLYLLLENTVQELRELGGVLILGSAIAALIQAFVPRELVLSLGQGPITSILAMMLLAALVSICSTVDAFFALSFASVFTSGSLLAFLVFGPMIDLKGVGLMLSIFKTRAVIYLFALAAQLTFLSTLFLNLHVS